The Winogradskyella schleiferi genome contains the following window.
TTGTAATAAACAATAAGTAACCATATTTAAAAAACACCACGTGGTCTATTTGGTAGGTTGGAAATCCATCATTTGTTTCCTTAAGAGTTTGTAATACATCTCCAATAATAGGAAGCGAACTCATATACTCATAATGAGCTACGCATTCTTTGCCTTTAAATTCTTTTATAACTAGTGATTCTCCTTTCTGACCTTTTTGGAAATAGTCATTAAATATACCTTCTCGTGGCACTTTGTAAGTATGTAAGACACCTGCTTCATTACCAAACCATTCCGTAGATTCATTTTCTCCGTAAATATTAAATGCGCAACCCCAAGTCTTAATACCTAAGGCTCTTACTTGTTGATCTAGTAAGAATGATGCTTCTTGTAATTCATCACTATGTTGCATGGCCATGGTTCTTGCCCGAACACGTTCTAATGCCAATTCAATCTCTGATTCTCTGGCTTGCGCTTCTGCTTTTTGTAAATCTAAAAATCTGGTATAGGTTTGTTCGAAAACTTTAGCGAAACGTATAAAAATATCGTGTGCATCCGGAACAGGTTCATGTGTAATAAACATGAGGTAACCTTTAGAGAAATAAGCGCAATGTATAATTTGAAAAGTTGGAAACGAAAGTCCAGCTTTAGCCAATGCTTTCACTTCAGGAATTGATACCATATACTTATAATGGTCTTCTAGTTTCTTACCTTCCTGCTCTAATACAAATAAAGCGTCTCCTCTTTTTTCTGCTTCATGAAAAAGTAGATATACATCTTCATTAGAATTTGTTCTAAATGGAGGTTGAAGTCGATCTTTTCCTGCCATCCAAGCCGTAGCAAATTTCTTGTCATCATCCCAGATATTAAAACCACAGGCGAAGGAATTTATTCCTAATTCTTCCACTTGTTGAAATAAAAGCAAGGCGGTGTCTCGCAATTCGTCACTTCGTTGCATACCCATAGTTCTGCTTCGCACTTTTTCTAAAGCCAATTCTATCTGAACTTCTCTTGCTTGTTTTTCTGCTTTTTGTAAGTCTAAGAAACGTTGATGTGCCAAATCGAAGGCACCTGCAAATTTCACTAATATATCAACATCTTCTTTTGGTGGATTTTTAATTACTCCTGGTAAACTATAGCCAATTTCTCCATGACTTGTGCGCGCCATGATAAATGTTAAGCCACCAATATGTCTTATGTCGTTATGACTTGGTGCTTGGGGATCTATGTTTTTAAAATCACCCAAATTCACCATTTTATCTACATAATCGATAGCTTCTTCAGTGTTCATGGCATATACGACAGTTGCTTTTTTACTCTTTTCCCATTTTGCCAACAGTGGAATATCACCATGTATATGTCGTGGCAATTCCATCACAAAACCAATTTTGCTACCATCTCCTGAGGTCATGGCTTTTTCGTATGTTGAAGGTAACCACATCATGTGCCAGAAGTAGTGTGCTTCATGTCCTAATTTGATGAATTCGTTACGCATGGTTACGACAATGTCAAGCAAATCAGACGATTCTTTCATGGCGACTGCTTGCGCACGAATACGCTCTAGGGCAGTCTCAACTTCTAGCTCACGGTTTTTTTTCTCTAGTTCGGTAGTTCTACGCTGAATAGCCTCTCGAAGCTCTTGGTTTTCTTCGTTTATTTTGTCATAACCTATGGTTTCACCTTCGGCCGTTTTTGGGTCTGGAATCGAGAAATGTTGATAGATAAATCGCCAACGATCTTTGTTTTCTATTAGTATACTAGAAAAACGGAATCTGCTATAAAAATTCCATTCGTTTTCATGAAGAAACCAAGCATCAAAAACATGTGTGATAAAAATAAGTTCTCCAAATTGTTCAATAATTTTTGATTCATTTCGTATTTCGGTTTTACCAGCGAATTGATCGCCTGTATCTTCAAAAAATTTAGTGGTATCCTTTCTGTTTAAAAATTCTTCTTTTGTTGCAGAACCAATGAAATGATAGTCGTCATCTAAATATGAATTATAAGTTTCAACATCACCATTAAGATAACTATGTAACCAAGTATCATACACTTGCCAGATTTCGGTTTCTAGTTTTTTAGTCAGTTTCATGCGTTGTTGGTTGTTGGTAATGAAATGATGAATGTTGTTCCTTCTTGTTCTTTGGTGTTTACTTTAATATCTCCACCATGTGCTTTAATAATATCGTAACTTAATGAGAGACCTAATCCTGTTCCTTGTCCTGTTGGTTTAGTGGTAAAGAATGGCTGAAAAATTTTATCCAATACTTTCTGTGGAATGCCATTTCCGTTGTCTTTGACTGAAATTTCAATAGCGTCTTTTACTTTTTTAGTTTCAACAGTGACTTGTGGTTCATAGCCTTCAATTAGTAATTTTTTCTTTTCATTCACGGCATAAAATGCATTAGTGATTAGGTTGAGAACCACACGGCCAATATCTTGAGGTGCAATACTTAAAGGCTGAATTGTATCATCAAAACGCGTTTCTAAAGCGGCATTAAAGGATTTATCTTTGGCGCGTAAACCATGATAGGCGAGACGTAAGTATTCATCGACCAAAACGTTGATATTGGTATCTTCTTTTGCTCCAGAACTACTGCGACTATGTTGTAACATGCCTTTTACAATACCATCGGCACGTTGGCCATGATGATTTATTTTTTCAAGATTTTGAATGACATCTTGTGCAATAGCGTTGACTTCTTCCATATCGCCATTTTTGATTTCCTCAAGCATTTCTTCCAATAATTCTTTACTGACTTCAGAAAAATTATTGACGAAGTTTAAGGGGTTTTGGATTTCGTGTGCAATACCAGCCGTTAATTCTCCTAAACTTGCCATTTTCTCAGATTGAATTAATTGCGATTGCGTGGCTTTTAATTCTTTTATGGATTTTTGTAATGCTATGTTTGAATCTTCAATGGCTTTTTGTTTTTGTTCTAGTTCCTCAATAGTCTCTTCCAGTAAAATGGCAGTGGTACGTTTTACTTTTTCGGTACGTTCTAGTTTAAAATCTGAAATGAGTAAATCTTTATCAGCACTTTTTAGATATTTTAATAGATCCGTTTTCTCTTTTTCTGAAAGATGGTTTGAGCTTTCGATAAAATCTTGAATATGTTGTAGGTGTTGATTCATACGTTTTCTTTAAGTGTTACCCAGCAACAGGCTCCTGAATGAAAGTTTTGCTTGCCATTTAAAACACGACCAAATTCACCATAGGTAAAAAAACCAGCCATTGGTGTATCCCATATTTTGGCGAGGCCTTCGTTTTCATCTGTTACCATTGGACCTAGAATTGGTTGTCTGCCAGCACAAGAAAAAATCAATAAGGCATCTGCATCTTCTCTGGAATCTTCTTTATATTTTGTTGCCTTGTCAATCACTTCCTCAACAATGTCGAATTCAGGAGGGCTTGTAAACCAAAATTTTGAACCTTCAGGCATTTCCATATCCATGACCAATGCACTTTCCTTAGCATCAATTTTCATTGGTGTTTTTAGTACCGTTTCATTTTCGTCACGTTCTACAATAAATGGATATTCCATTGATAATTCTTCAAATATTTTAAAATCGTTTTCAACTAATTTATCTTCTTGTCCCAAATATTTCAGGTATAGTTCAACTGCAGATTTACCATCTATCTCATAGAGTAGGTTCTCTTTGCATTTAGTAACCGTTCTGGTAATTCCTAGTGGCTTCCAACCTGTAACTGCCATTCCTTTTAATGCGATTTTATCACCATTTAGTACTAACGCCACAAGTCCACAATCTGTTTCTTTTTCATTGGTAAAAACAAAAGTTCCATTTAGTTTCCAATCGTCTCCAGCCATACCACCAAAGAATATTTTATCAGGACCAAGGCTTTGTGTCAGGCTTTTTACCAATTTTTCGCCTTCAAAGTGATTCCCTTTTAGATTGATGCCTGTACTGCATAGAATTAGCGAAGGATTAGTAAATTTTTTTAAAGCCTCATTTGCCAATTTAGATGCTGTATCCGCTATCTTCCCATTTTTTATTTCGTCGAACAAAATCGTGTAATTTTCATTTACTATCTCTAAAAGCAATATGGCGATTTCTCCTTCAGTTTGATGACCGTTAATAAATTCGCCACATGAAGTAGCTCCAAAGACCTCAATGTTTTTTGAATCCATTAGCTTACAAATAGCTTTTCTGTCTTGTTTTACGGAAATAAAAACTATAGCTACAGTTGGTGTGAAACCATCTGCTAAAGCATTGGTTAAGGCTTTATAGATGTTTGAAACTGTTGAACCGTGTATTGATTTTGTTTTCATCTTTTATGATTAATTACTTTTCTTTTAAAGCCACAACGCAACAGGTGTTATTATGAAATTCATGCTTACCTGTTTTTGATTTTCCAAATTCTCCATAGCTAAAAAAGCCTACTAAAGGTGCGTTCCAAACGTCTTTTACTTGACTGATTTCTTCACTCATTAAAATTCCAAAGGATAAATGCCTGCTAATGCAGGAAAACATGATTAAGGCGTCTGCTTCTTGTTGCTTTTCGGTTTTTAAGTCGTTGCATTCTTCTACAACTTTTTCAATGGCATCAAAATCTGGTGGAAGTGAAAATTTTACTTTAGAACCTTGCGGTACAGTTCCGGCACAAATAAGCGAACGGTCTTCTTTATTTGCTAACATGGCTGTGCGCTTTACAGGTGCTACACCTTCGCGTTCCATTTGTAATGGATAATAAGCACCAATTTGTGTAACAATTTCGTTACCAGTACTAAAATCATAATCCACTCCAAGGTACTTTATAATCATGTCTAAAGCTGGTTTGTCATCAATGGTGTAAATGATATTCGCCTCACTCTTTGTTATGCTTTTCGTCGTTCCTATGGCTTTCCAACCACAGGTGGCAATGCCATTCATTTCAATTTTATTTTCGTCTATTATAAGCCCGACTAGACCTTTATCGCTACTCTTGTTGTAGGTAAAAGCTATTGGCCCTTCTAAAGCCATATCATCACCAGCCATACCACCAAAAATGGTGACTTCACTACCGCATCCTTCTGTAATGCCATCAATAATATTTTCGCCCTCATTGCTTAACCAACCTGAAGCAATAATAAATGCAGGATTGGCGAAGGTCTTTTTTCCTTCAATTCCAAGTTGTTTAGCATTTTCGTAGGTCGATTGTTCTCCTGTTTCCAAAAACATCAATTTGAAATAGTCCGGATTTATGTCGAGCAGCATCATAACGATACTGCCTTCTTCGATGTCTCCATCAATGAATTCACCTGAAGTGGTTGCTCCAAAAACGGCAATCCCTTTTTTGTTTAATATCTCGCTGACTGCATTCCAATCTTGTTTAAAGGAAAGAAAAACAATCGCTAATGTCGGTTGAAAATTTTCAGCAATTACTTTATCTAATTGCGTAGCTATATTGCTGGTCGATTTTCCTTTTATTGAGATTGCATTCATTTAGATGGATGTTACCAGTTCACTGTATTTCCTATGATAATAGTGACTCCGCCAGTGGCGAAGTTTGAAAGATCGTTCGCAACCGCTTGTCCTTCAGTAGAACCCATTGACTCTTGCATTTGTTCTTCAGTCTTAAAATAAAGTTCCGCCATTAAAAAATAATCTGAGGGTTCGCCTCCCAGTTCACCTTGTATCTCTGTAATTTCAGCTTTGGCTAAGCCTTCAATTTTATCTACGAGAGGTAAATGGGTTTCTTTATAGTAGGTTTTGAATTTTTCGGCATCGCTTGGATGTTTGTAGAGCACTGTGATTTTTTTCATGACTTATTTTCTTTGTTATCTTTCTTTTATTGCAACACAACAGGTTGTTAAGTTGTGCATTTCTAAATTGCCACCTGTGGCTCTGGCTAGTTCTGCATTAGAAAACATACCAATCATTGGTACGTTCCAAACATTTTTTATGCCTTCGATTTCATCTGTCATCATGGGACCAAATGAGAGTATTCGTCCAGCACAACTGAACACTATCAGTGCATCGGCTTCTGGCATTTCTTCGGCCTTTAGTTTTTCGACACCTTTAATTACTTTGTCCATCACATCCCAATCTGGTGGTAGCGAAAAGCGTACTTTGGAGCCTTGTGGAACCGTTCCACTTGTGTAAAAAGAATTGTCTGTCCAATCAACCACTAGAGCTGGACGCATTACTGGGTCTCCATTTTCCCGTTGTAATTGTAATGGGAAATTGGCTGCAAGTTCCATGAGTACATCTTTATTTTCTGGCGTAATATTTTGAAGGCCTCCATATTTTACGGTTATATCGAGTGCAGGAATATGATCAATTGTATAAACATGGTTGCCCTTGCTTTTGGTCACGGTTTTTTCTGTTCCTGCCGCATTCCAACCACAGGTCGCGATACCTTTTATGGCTATTTTTTCTTCATCAATAGCAAGACATAACAAGCCATTTTTACTTACTTTTCCATTAGAAAAAACAAAGGTTTCCGCAAACCGATAATCATCTCCTGCACTCGCACCAAATGCAGTGACATTATTACCAATGATTTTTTCAAAACCTCTTAAAATTTCTTCTCCATCGGTTTCGGAATTGCTTGTGCCCATTAAAAAAGCAGGTTTTTTAAACTTCTCTTTTGCTTTTTGAGCAATTTTTTTGGCAACTTCTTCGTAGTTCTTCTCAGGATATTCTTCAAGATAAATTTGAAAATAATCTTTGTTAATATCGAGCAGGAGTATGGCTACTGAGCCTTTTTCGGTTTCTTCATCGATAAACTCACCATTGGTTGTGATTCCAAAAACAGTAATGTTCTGTTCATCTAGAGATTTTGTTATGGCTTCTAAATTTTGACTTACAGAACTAAAAACTAGAGCCAGAGTGGGTTTAAAACCATCAGATAGACTTTGCTTAACGGCATCTTGAATTTCCTTTGCGGATTTCCCTTTTAGAGATTTTGATTTCATTTATATATGAATAATAATACATTATTTTAGGTTTAAATGCTATTAATCAATTTAGGGTAAGAGATTGTTAAATTTAGTAAAAAAAAAGGCTAAATTTATAATCAGCAGCTAAAAGTTATTTTCAACGAAATCAAAACCTTAGGCAATTGAATTTACAGGTCTAAAACTTAAACTAGCCTTGCAATTTTAATTTATTTAAAGTTAGTTCAATCTAATAAACTTGTCAATAACATTTTGTAAGATATTGGACAATGCCTTTGGTAGTTTGGGAAGTCTTATATCTCCTAAAATAGTCCTATTGTGTTTGGTTTGTTTAAATATGGACTACAAATAGTGGATAACTGCTTATATAGTTATATGTCCATCAATGTATCGAAATGTTACACTATTGAATAAATGTTACTCTTGAAATCAATCCATTTCTTATTTCGTAGATGGCAATGGCATAAAAAGTCTCACCATTTATTAATACTTTTTCTTTATCAATAACTTTGTTGCCTAAAACGATTCTATTTACAATTTCTGCATATAAATCTGGCGTGCGCTTAAAAAACGAATCGTATTGTGCTCTGAGTGGCTCTTGTCCTTCTGAATCTAATGTATAAGGAAACGTAAATAACATGACGTCGTTCGTATAGGTTTTTACAAATCCATTAATATCGCTATTGTTATAAGCTTCTAGTTGCTCATTCACTATATACTCAGGGTTAGTATCCGTTTTAGAGTTTTCAATGAACGTCATGGTATTGATATTGTATTCATCGGTTTCATAAATGGTAATTTGTCTATTCGTTGTATTGTCAATTGTTACCAATTCTTCATCGACGACCATGTTTTTAAGGGTCATTCTGTTGAGGATTTTAACCTTAGTTGTTTCGTTTTTTTTGAAAAACTGTCGGTAATGTTCTTTTAAAGTCGTTCGGCCAGAATACATTTTTGCCCTTGGAAATCGGTTTACAATTATATTGGTGTCGAAAGCATTTGCAAATTCATCTAATTGTCTATTGTTAAAAGGTTCAACATGCTTCTGTACAATTTTTGCAGCTAAATCTTCATTGACATTTTTGGGTGTTTCTTTCGTAGGCTCTTCTACTTCAGTAGCTATAATATCGCCAGCAATCAATAATTTTGTGCCAGCGGAATTAGCTGAAAGCCGTGTGATTTTTAAAATACCTTTAGTGGACACATCTGCTATTTTCTTCCAATTGTTATCACGTTGAAGTCTTAATTTATATAAGAAGTTATCCTTTCCTGAAAGCAATGTTTTACTATTAAGCCAGCACATATCTTCAACATCTTTTATGGTGTTTGCAATAAGTTTAATCTTACCGGTTTTTGGGTTTATGGCTTTTATTTGCCATTGATTGCCATTTGCTTTTGAAATAAAACTCACGAAATCCGAATTCGGAATTTTATGAAAAGAACGACCTACATTAGATGCATATTTTTTGTTAGTACCGGTTTTGAGGTTGGTAACATAAAGGTTGAGTTCTTCATTTTCAATAACAGCTGATACAATAGTATTTTGATCGAACCAAGTATAATAAGCAACGACTAAATTATTAATAAGGTCTGTGGAATTACCGTTACTTAAATTGTAAGCGTACAATTGTTGTTTGCCATCTTGATCTAAGCGCACTGCAGAAACTTCTTGTTGATTAGGGATTTTTAATGGGGAATATTCGCCACCTTCCGTAAAATTCACCCAAACTTTAGCATCGTAACGTGTATCGTATTTAGCAATATCAATTTGACCGTCTCTGGCAGATGCGAATACAATATAACGATCATCTAAAAATGAAGGTTGATTATCATAGCCTTTATTCTTGGAAATATTCTTACCATTCTTAATTTGGATTTTTGAATTATTGATTTCTATATCAAATAAGAAAATTTCAGTGTCGTAGGATTGCGAGGAAGCCAATAAAGGCAATAAAAACGAGATAAGTAATAAATAATAGCGCATTGAAGAAAAGTTTTTTTAAAGATAGAAATTTAATAAATAATTTGGAGACTAATTTTTTGAAACGCTGAAGTATCGCAAAAAAAAATCAGTAACTCATAAAGAAATCGCTATATGAGGACACAGATAAAAATATGAAAGGGTTAAATCAATAAAACCATTTTTTCAATGAGCGACCGAAACTTGACCGTATTTAGTCTTCAAAATCTCAGTATGATGCTCCACATGATAGGCCGTCCACATAATTAGTTCTCGAACTGGCATTTTTCCCATTAAAGGATGTGGCAAAACTACGGTGTCTAGATTCTTATCGCTAATTCGCCTGGTTTTGTATTGTAGTTTCTTTTCTTCGGTTTGCAATCGGTTTAAAAGATATTGTTTGTCTGCTAAAGTCGGAATCTTCATATTTTGAGAACCTTTATAAGTTTTTCCTTTCGCATCTATTAGTCGCTCTCGGTAACGTTTTACGATATCATCGTAATTTCTTACTGGTCTATTCGCCTTTCCAAATTTAAGACGCAACAAAAATTTAGGCATACTCAATGCATTGTTAAGCGGAACTATACTTTGTAATAAATGCAATACTTGCTGACCTGTAGTCCATTTCCCTTCTGGTCCTTGCGTCCATGAGTCGTCTGGTTGGTTTTCTAACCAAGAAATCAATTCAGAATGTTTAGTGTCAATTAAATCGGCAATATCGTCTTTATGCATATGAAGGATTTTGATAAAGAAAAGATAGGGATTTTTCTTGAAAGTAAAGGCGAGGAGTAGTAAAGTTATTTCTTTTGATTAGAATCTAGAATCAAGACTATTACTAAAATGGAATTTGGATTTTTTAATTTGTGATTTGAGTTCTTATTCTTCCACTTCTTTTTCTTGAATCACAATCTTATCCTTCTTAAATATTGGTACTAAGTAAGATAGATTAAACCCAAAACCACCACCAAATGCACTACTATCGAAAGTTCTATTAAATCCGGGAACATAAAGATTTTCGTAATTATCAATCTCTTTTTCCGAAAGTAAAACTTTTAGTTGTACGTTAACACCAGCAAAAAAATTGTTGAATAATTCTGCTTTTAATCCCACTTGAAGCTCTACCCAAAGTGCTGATAGTCCACTATATTCTGTACCTTCGTCAACTGTAAATTGCTCTCCCCAATATTGACTATAAACATCGTAAATGGTATAATTATTCAATGTTTGGCTAAAGGAACTTGCACCAACCCGGAAACCTGCATAAATCATGTTTTCCATATCGAGCCAGTTTTTGTAGAAATTCATATCAACTCCAGCCTTGAAATAGCTGCCTTTTGTAGTGTTACTTAAATAATCAGTTTCTAAGATGCGTTCTTCGTTACCAATCTCGCCAGCAATATAGATACGTTTAGTAAGACGATAATCTCCCATGATTTCAAAACCAGAATAGTCATCATCTAGGAAAGTTCGTGCTAGTTTGCTTATATCAGCTCCAAGTCTAAGCCCATACTTTTGCTTGTAAATTAAAGTGTCTTTGACCGTTTTCTTATCCTCTTGCGCAAAAGCCATTGCAGAAAACAACAGCAATATAATTACACTTCTAGTGATAGATGCGTACATGTGTTGTGTTTTCATTTTCTACAGTATTTTCAATGCTTTCTTCTATAATTATATTTGCTATCCATGGCTCAGCATCATCGGGTTCTCTGGAGATACTTAATTCTGTAAATATGCTTTTGTACCCACAAGCTCTTGAGACATAAATAAAATCGGTTTTGTATGAGATTTCCAAAACGTCAATGTTTGAGTCTCCTGTTTCGTCAACACGTAGGTTAGTGTCTTTTTCAAATATATAACGAACAGTATTAGTTTCTCCTTCAGTACCAATCATTAAAGGTAATTCCACCGTATTCGCATTTTCGTTATATAGTAATGTGGCATCTGATGATTCTGTGGGTTCAATAGACGTACCATCTTCATCTGTTACTAAACCGTCTCCATAAACCGTAATCCTCGGGACGTTTTTTAATACTTCCAGATCATCAGCATCATAGAACTCAATAATTAATCGAGGTGTAGTAGCAGTCGTTTCCGCGCAAATATCATCGCGTTCACAATTAAAGCTTATTATTGCTAAAGTGATAAAACTT
Protein-coding sequences here:
- a CDS encoding sensor histidine kinase, yielding MNQHLQHIQDFIESSNHLSEKEKTDLLKYLKSADKDLLISDFKLERTEKVKRTTAILLEETIEELEQKQKAIEDSNIALQKSIKELKATQSQLIQSEKMASLGELTAGIAHEIQNPLNFVNNFSEVSKELLEEMLEEIKNGDMEEVNAIAQDVIQNLEKINHHGQRADGIVKGMLQHSRSSSGAKEDTNINVLVDEYLRLAYHGLRAKDKSFNAALETRFDDTIQPLSIAPQDIGRVVLNLITNAFYAVNEKKKLLIEGYEPQVTVETKKVKDAIEISVKDNGNGIPQKVLDKIFQPFFTTKPTGQGTGLGLSLSYDIIKAHGGDIKVNTKEQEGTTFIISLPTTNNA
- a CDS encoding nuclear transport factor 2 family protein; the encoded protein is MRYYLLLISFLLPLLASSQSYDTEIFLFDIEINNSKIQIKNGKNISKNKGYDNQPSFLDDRYIVFASARDGQIDIAKYDTRYDAKVWVNFTEGGEYSPLKIPNQQEVSAVRLDQDGKQQLYAYNLSNGNSTDLINNLVVAYYTWFDQNTIVSAVIENEELNLYVTNLKTGTNKKYASNVGRSFHKIPNSDFVSFISKANGNQWQIKAINPKTGKIKLIANTIKDVEDMCWLNSKTLLSGKDNFLYKLRLQRDNNWKKIADVSTKGILKITRLSANSAGTKLLIAGDIIATEVEEPTKETPKNVNEDLAAKIVQKHVEPFNNRQLDEFANAFDTNIIVNRFPRAKMYSGRTTLKEHYRQFFKKNETTKVKILNRMTLKNMVVDEELVTIDNTTNRQITIYETDEYNINTMTFIENSKTDTNPEYIVNEQLEAYNNSDINGFVKTYTNDVMLFTFPYTLDSEGQEPLRAQYDSFFKRTPDLYAEIVNRIVLGNKVIDKEKVLINGETFYAIAIYEIRNGLISRVTFIQ
- a CDS encoding DUF6048 family protein, with amino-acid sequence MKTQHMYASITRSVIILLLFSAMAFAQEDKKTVKDTLIYKQKYGLRLGADISKLARTFLDDDYSGFEIMGDYRLTKRIYIAGEIGNEERILETDYLSNTTKGSYFKAGVDMNFYKNWLDMENMIYAGFRVGASSFSQTLNNYTIYDVYSQYWGEQFTVDEGTEYSGLSALWVELQVGLKAELFNNFFAGVNVQLKVLLSEKEIDNYENLYVPGFNRTFDSSAFGGGFGFNLSYLVPIFKKDKIVIQEKEVEE
- a CDS encoding EthD family reductase — protein: MKKITVLYKHPSDAEKFKTYYKETHLPLVDKIEGLAKAEITEIQGELGGEPSDYFLMAELYFKTEEQMQESMGSTEGQAVANDLSNFATGGVTIIIGNTVNW
- a CDS encoding DinB family protein, coding for MHKDDIADLIDTKHSELISWLENQPDDSWTQGPEGKWTTGQQVLHLLQSIVPLNNALSMPKFLLRLKFGKANRPVRNYDDIVKRYRERLIDAKGKTYKGSQNMKIPTLADKQYLLNRLQTEEKKLQYKTRRISDKNLDTVVLPHPLMGKMPVRELIMWTAYHVEHHTEILKTKYGQVSVAH
- a CDS encoding FIST signal transduction protein; amino-acid sequence: MKTKSIHGSTVSNIYKALTNALADGFTPTVAIVFISVKQDRKAICKLMDSKNIEVFGATSCGEFINGHQTEGEIAILLLEIVNENYTILFDEIKNGKIADTASKLANEALKKFTNPSLILCSTGINLKGNHFEGEKLVKSLTQSLGPDKIFFGGMAGDDWKLNGTFVFTNEKETDCGLVALVLNGDKIALKGMAVTGWKPLGITRTVTKCKENLLYEIDGKSAVELYLKYLGQEDKLVENDFKIFEELSMEYPFIVERDENETVLKTPMKIDAKESALVMDMEMPEGSKFWFTSPPEFDIVEEVIDKATKYKEDSREDADALLIFSCAGRQPILGPMVTDENEGLAKIWDTPMAGFFTYGEFGRVLNGKQNFHSGACCWVTLKENV
- a CDS encoding FIST signal transduction protein — protein: MKSKSLKGKSAKEIQDAVKQSLSDGFKPTLALVFSSVSQNLEAITKSLDEQNITVFGITTNGEFIDEETEKGSVAILLLDINKDYFQIYLEEYPEKNYEEVAKKIAQKAKEKFKKPAFLMGTSNSETDGEEILRGFEKIIGNNVTAFGASAGDDYRFAETFVFSNGKVSKNGLLCLAIDEEKIAIKGIATCGWNAAGTEKTVTKSKGNHVYTIDHIPALDITVKYGGLQNITPENKDVLMELAANFPLQLQRENGDPVMRPALVVDWTDNSFYTSGTVPQGSKVRFSLPPDWDVMDKVIKGVEKLKAEEMPEADALIVFSCAGRILSFGPMMTDEIEGIKNVWNVPMIGMFSNAELARATGGNLEMHNLTTCCVAIKER
- a CDS encoding DUF6452 family protein; the protein is MKRSLILISFITLAIISFNCERDDICAETTATTPRLIIEFYDADDLEVLKNVPRITVYGDGLVTDEDGTSIEPTESSDATLLYNENANTVELPLMIGTEGETNTVRYIFEKDTNLRVDETGDSNIDVLEISYKTDFIYVSRACGYKSIFTELSISREPDDAEPWIANIIIEESIENTVENENTTHVRIYH
- a CDS encoding FIST signal transduction protein → MNAISIKGKSTSNIATQLDKVIAENFQPTLAIVFLSFKQDWNAVSEILNKKGIAVFGATTSGEFIDGDIEEGSIVMMLLDINPDYFKLMFLETGEQSTYENAKQLGIEGKKTFANPAFIIASGWLSNEGENIIDGITEGCGSEVTIFGGMAGDDMALEGPIAFTYNKSSDKGLVGLIIDENKIEMNGIATCGWKAIGTTKSITKSEANIIYTIDDKPALDMIIKYLGVDYDFSTGNEIVTQIGAYYPLQMEREGVAPVKRTAMLANKEDRSLICAGTVPQGSKVKFSLPPDFDAIEKVVEECNDLKTEKQQEADALIMFSCISRHLSFGILMSEEISQVKDVWNAPLVGFFSYGEFGKSKTGKHEFHNNTCCVVALKEK